One window of Neptuniibacter halophilus genomic DNA carries:
- a CDS encoding tetratricopeptide repeat protein has product MDQATQSQLVGKALELGLRCYRSGNYAEAEAVFSKALTIAPDNFDANHFMGIICLIKKQFEPAVSYLLKAIKLNPESGDAYHHMGFALLELDKKPLALEHFKKAISLKPNLSASYRGMGDIYSSQGDLQSAIEHYQLAINYDPVSVKALNNLGNVYKTQSRLKEAVSCYRKARQADPGRLDIFSNELMCLATDLSVPGAEYLKVAKEYARLARKRSQLYTAWPALELKAKKVLRIGFVAADFRRHVVAKLFEGALRKLSEYPVELIAYHNNWMPDDAVTERMKPCFSEWNDVFHINDPELAKKIYADRIDILIDMSGHSAHNRLPVFAYKPSPVQLSWMGFFASTGLTEIDYFGAGKVASPVRNNPDFTEEVWQFKSSQCLAMLDIEFERQFDCTPYQKNGFFTFGCMNRVDKVSDEVIRLWAEILHELPDARFYIDSWLFGDEGFKQQFITRLEGFGVSADRFTLASHDGTYAGYLSAFREIDLVLDTFPYNGSTVNMEALWMGVPYVSLMGSSVISRTGAAMLEGVNLQELVAADHGEYVQKAVDMARYPDKLMSVKNRLRESLPESGFFNPEIMAQQLFTDFTKMWSIFVERASSR; this is encoded by the coding sequence ATGGATCAGGCTACTCAGAGTCAGTTGGTCGGGAAAGCTCTTGAGCTAGGGCTCAGGTGCTATCGCTCGGGAAATTATGCAGAAGCTGAGGCTGTTTTTAGTAAAGCACTCACGATTGCCCCTGATAATTTCGATGCCAATCATTTTATGGGTATTATCTGCCTGATCAAAAAGCAATTCGAGCCTGCTGTCTCCTACCTGTTGAAAGCGATTAAGCTTAATCCCGAAAGTGGTGATGCCTATCATCACATGGGTTTTGCTTTGCTTGAACTCGATAAAAAGCCGCTGGCACTGGAGCATTTTAAAAAAGCTATCTCTCTGAAACCGAATCTATCAGCCTCCTACCGGGGGATGGGCGATATCTACTCCAGTCAGGGGGATCTCCAGTCAGCGATAGAGCATTATCAGTTAGCCATCAACTATGACCCGGTTTCTGTTAAGGCTCTTAACAATCTGGGCAATGTATACAAAACCCAGTCCCGGCTGAAAGAGGCTGTATCCTGTTACCGTAAGGCCCGGCAGGCTGATCCAGGCCGTTTAGATATTTTCAGTAATGAACTCATGTGCCTTGCGACTGACTTAAGTGTGCCGGGAGCTGAGTACCTTAAGGTTGCCAAAGAGTACGCTCGGCTGGCGAGAAAACGAAGTCAGCTATACACTGCCTGGCCTGCTTTGGAGCTCAAAGCAAAGAAGGTTTTGAGAATTGGCTTTGTGGCGGCGGATTTTCGTCGTCATGTGGTGGCGAAACTGTTTGAGGGTGCTCTCCGGAAGTTGTCAGAGTATCCAGTGGAGCTAATTGCGTATCACAACAACTGGATGCCTGACGATGCTGTTACTGAGCGAATGAAACCCTGTTTTTCCGAATGGAATGATGTGTTTCATATAAACGATCCAGAGCTGGCAAAAAAAATATATGCAGATCGTATCGATATATTAATCGATATGTCGGGGCATTCGGCACACAATCGATTGCCTGTCTTCGCTTATAAGCCATCCCCTGTGCAACTCAGCTGGATGGGTTTTTTTGCCAGTACCGGGTTAACGGAAATTGACTACTTTGGCGCCGGAAAAGTCGCCAGTCCAGTACGGAATAACCCAGATTTCACTGAAGAGGTGTGGCAGTTTAAGAGTAGCCAGTGTCTGGCTATGCTGGACATTGAGTTTGAGAGGCAATTTGACTGTACGCCATACCAGAAGAATGGTTTTTTTACTTTTGGCTGTATGAACCGTGTAGATAAAGTCTCTGATGAAGTCATTCGTCTTTGGGCGGAGATATTACACGAGTTACCCGACGCACGTTTCTACATCGACTCCTGGCTGTTCGGCGATGAGGGGTTTAAGCAGCAATTTATTACTCGACTTGAGGGATTTGGCGTTTCGGCTGACCGATTTACTCTGGCCAGCCATGACGGTACTTACGCCGGATATCTTTCGGCTTTCCGGGAGATCGATCTTGTTCTGGATACCTTCCCCTACAATGGCTCTACAGTAAATATGGAAGCTTTATGGATGGGGGTTCCCTATGTCTCTCTGATGGGGAGCTCTGTTATAAGCAGGACTGGTGCCGCCATGCTGGAGGGGGTTAATCTACAGGAGTTAGTTGCCGCAGATCACGGCGAATATGTACAAAAAGCCGTGGATATGGCCCGGTATCCGGATAAACTGATGAGTGTCAAAAACCGGTTGAGAGAGAGTCTTCCTGAGAGTGGTTTTTTTAATCCTGAAATTATGGCTCAGCAACTGTTTACCGACTTCACTAAAATGTGGTCCATTTTTGTTGAACGGGCAAGCTCTCGTTGA
- the fliS gene encoding flagellar export chaperone FliS, whose amino-acid sequence MSVNLNALKQYKSVDLRATVETASPHKLISMLLEGALTALAKAKGATERGQIEERTEHLNKATDIIVGLKGSLDLDKGGELAANLDELYNYMIRQVLLANRENDEKKIQEVMDLILEVRSGWSAMPVEVQIQETNK is encoded by the coding sequence ATGAGCGTTAATTTGAATGCCCTGAAACAGTATAAAAGTGTTGATTTGAGGGCAACCGTAGAAACAGCCAGCCCCCATAAACTAATCTCCATGTTACTGGAAGGTGCGTTAACAGCGCTTGCGAAAGCAAAAGGTGCAACAGAGCGTGGCCAGATTGAAGAGCGTACTGAACATCTTAATAAGGCAACAGATATTATCGTGGGTTTGAAGGGGTCTCTTGATCTTGATAAAGGCGGTGAACTGGCGGCGAATCTGGATGAACTTTATAACTATATGATTCGCCAGGTGTTGCTTGCTAACCGGGAGAATGATGAAAAGAAAATTCAGGAAGTGATGGATTTAATTCTGGAAGTGCGTTCTGGTTGGTCTGCGATGCCTGTTGAGGTTCAGATTCAAGAAACCAACAAATAA